In the Bombus fervidus isolate BK054 chromosome 13, iyBomFerv1, whole genome shotgun sequence genome, TCTCACTGACACTTTTCTATTTCCTCCTTTACAACTACGAGCATCTCGTACTTCATGTACGTCCGGTAGGTTCGTTGCTCGAACGAAACAAGGAAGTAAATGATCTTCCGTAGCATCTGCGCTTTCTTGTTAATTAACCCTTCCAATATAAAGGATGGTTGTAGTCTTCCTTCGAATCTTTTTCCTTATAGTCGTAGATTTTatactacatgatattattattattattttaagattTAACATATATAATGTTGTTCAGTGTGAAAcgacataataatatattttaatatctgatTTACGATCTATGACTGATCtggaatttaaaaagtaaagaatattacacgtaatatcgtttaataaattaataataaaaagaaaatatttcttctcaaATACATAGAATGATTTCGTCACAATATTCATCGTGTTCTGCACTTATTGCGCTTTCGCTTGTAACTTGCAGGCTAAGACACGAAACAATTCAAGAAATAACGTCGCCGATTTTCATAATTCGCCACGTTTCTTTCTAACTTTTACAGAAACAACCCGGTCTGGATAGAAAAATACCCGTACCTGTCCACGAGGTCGGCAACCTCGTCGTCGTTGGAAGAGAGATCGAGGTCGGACATCGACTACGTCCACGGTACGATTAAATGTAAAATCCACGGGTCGAAGGGAGCACGAAAGAAGGGGGCTAACATGGACCGTGACGACGACGCCGGCGGCTGCGACAGGAAAAACCCGTTGAGGAGGCATCGCGCCGGCCATTGCGGCTGCAGGCATCGACGACAGAGGCGTCGTCGTCTTGGCAAGGTATCTACCACCATCGCGAACtatccttttccttctttcttcggaCAGTTCtatctgaatttttaaattaatctgtacgaaataaatatttcctctGGATGAATACCGTTCAACGAATCAgcagatttataataaaatttccatactgttacaaaattatcgaattattaCAGAAATGAAACGAGATCCAATAATAAGCAAACAAAGATGATAAGGGATTAGATCAGAGTCTCGCGCTGTGTTTGCATTTATTTCCCAGTCTGACGTTCTTATCTTCAACGTgcaatttttatcttctaaaTTACTTTTCTCAATGGTATTTTGCAAACGATACAACATCATTACGATATACCGTATAAATATCACGCGATAGTCTCTCGAGCAATTTTTTTTCCAAATCAATCTTACGTCCaataaaggagaaagaaacaaaaaattaaatttctcacCCTTTCGTAAAAATCTTCTAATTATCCAATATATTCTTAAAATGCACGAATGTCGATAAAAACTTTACAACTTGATATAAATCTTTATCTTTGCGATGCTGTATCGCAGAATTTATTGAGCGATAGCTTAAAATGTTATCTgcttaataattgataatctGACAAATTCTCGAATTATAAAAAACTACGAACGTTTGCGATCTAGGATTAAATAACCAgtcgaaagaaatttctactTACATGacagtttgaaatattaattaattaatagattGATAATCAAACAAATTGTCGACCATGAAAATAACGAATATTTGTGTTCTAAGATTAAATAATCGGACTCGCAGAAATGTTAAGTAAACAGTTTCGTACGTTATTTAGTTAATAATCGATAATCAAGCAAATTGCTAATCGTTCGAATTCCAGACGCCTGTATTTTAGAATCGAAGAACGAATTTAAAGGAATTCGTAACTAATAAGAGTTGTTATTTCTGGTTGCAGATGCTAGAGAAGACATCGGGCGTCAAATCGGGTGCGCCATTGAAAAAAGAGGTAGAAACGGAGACGAAAGCAACGGCTCGTGAGGCGCCATTTTGAAGCACCTCTTTCATCTTAGCATCGAACTCTCTGTGTTCTAACTTCTTTCCTCCTTCGTTCGTGCACCCGTCGAGACAGTCGAAGAGACCACGAACTCGAAAAAATCGTAACAAACAAAGAGAGCTAAACgagcaaaagaaagaaaagcgcGAGAGGGAACAAAATATCTAAGGAAGATGAGGCCAATGGACAAGAAAGCGTGAGGAAGCTGATCCAAGAGGACAGAGGCGGACGAAAGAGAGCGTGCAATCAGTAAGATGTCTAGTCCCATAAAATAGTGAGAAATTGGTCATTGTATTTTCTGGAGTTGTGAAGGAAAAGAGATTAGAGACGAGTAAGAGTAAGTCGTTCGATCGTTCTCCCTTCGAATCTACGGCGCGAATGGTCGACTTGGAAATTTACGATCTAATCTACTCTGcaatttttaacatattaGTCGAGTATTTTACCAAATGGAtaaaaaacaggaaaaaaaatatataaaagatggagaaaagatataaaaagatggaaaaaaGATGGTCAATTTTCGTGGATTTCTCGTACATGGGCCATCGCATCGCTTGAAAAACGACGCTCGATGTCTCTGGAAGCAGTGCTCGTGACGCGGAGTATCGACAATTCACGAGTAATCGCGGCTGAatccgaaagaaaaaaatggagaAGCTATACGTATGtaataaattggaaaaatcgATCCGGGCCATCAGTCGCGCGCGATCTCCTAGAGAAAGACTTAAATCCAGTGTTGTAACACGTCTAACCTAACCCTATACAAtaagtgtatgtatatatatttttttgctcgattttttcgttttattttattttattattattgttatttttcttcgtgtctttctctctctttttttttaacgagacgcatacacacacacatacatacaaaTGTACATACGAGAGATAAGTTTAGTCGGACTCGTTCgcgattctttctttttttttttttttttttttttttttattttgtttctccgtttcgttcctctcgttAAGTTGCCGGTCACTTTCAGCTCCCTTGTCGAACAATGATCTCACTAGT is a window encoding:
- the LOC139993807 gene encoding uncharacterized protein, with amino-acid sequence MPRSGCRAKTTMFGRSRARTIVLVGLMLLTLLDTVNSTPYKRSLLRLCSKSLSDALYLACKDRGYNEPFSYSSEDSPMDSVGPGLAEECCYHTCTYTQLQQYCKPEKSSSVDAVNNPVWIEKYPYLSTRSATSSSLEERSRSDIDYVHGTIKCKIHGSKGARKKGANMDRDDDAGGCDRKNPLRRHRAGHCGCRHRRQRRRRLGKMLEKTSGVKSGAPLKKEVETETKATAREAPF